The nucleotide window GTTTCAGAAGGCGGGCTTCGGTCCGCCTTTTTCACGTCTGCGGCACCGGAAACAAGTGCCTGTTCCAGGACAATCGTTAACGGCTGAATGGATCGCCCAAGCTTTCGATTGCCGCGAATTTGCGCATGTCTTAGGCTTGTGACCAGTTGGGAGGCTCCCATTGTGTCATTTCTTACCAAAGTCACTTTGCTTTTCGTTGTTTTCGTAGACCTTCTCGGTCAGGGCCTGGTGTTTCCGATCATCAACAGCCTGATCATGGAACCGTCGACCTCGATGTTGCCGAAGGACACGTCGGATGCGGTCCGTCATTTCAACTACGGCCTGATCATCGGCGTCTTTTTTCTGTGCTGGTTTTTCGGCGCACCATACATCTCAAAGCTCTCAGATGTGATCGGTCGGAAGAATGCCATTCTGATCTGTCTGTTCGGTGCGCTTGGCGGCTACGCCCTGACAATCATCGCCCTCTACCTCAACAGTTTTCTGCTGCTCATTCTCGGCCGTGCCATCACCGGTTTGACGGCAGGCAATCAGCCCATTGCCCAGGCGGCGATGATCGACGGCAGCGTCGATGACGAAGACCGAAACCGCAACATGGGCTACATCATCACGGGCGTCAGCTTCGGTCTGGTTGGTGGCCCATTGATCGGCGGCTTTCTATCCGACCCGATCCTGATTGGCAGCATTGCCAGCATCAAACTACCATTTTATGCCTGCTTCGGACTGGTGGCGATTGCAATATTTCTGGTGGTCTTCGGCTTTGAGGACAAGGAAGATGCTGTTGCCGAAAAACAGCCATTCGTGTTCCGCCCGGCTGAAATATTCGAGCTGTTGTGGCAAATTACCAAATATCCGAAGGTGATGCGGCTGACCTTTGTGTTCTTCTTCTTTCACATTGCCAACCTCTCCTTCTATATTTTTGTCGACAACTACCTGACCAGCCGCTTTGGCTACGGCACCCTTGGCGGCTCCATGGTGATGCTGACAATTGGGGCAGCCCTTGCCTTTTCCAGCACGTTTCTTGTTGTGCCGGCACAAAAGCGGCTTAGCAAAGAAGCGATCTTGGGGATCACCTTTACTGTCTGGGCCCTTTCGGCGGCGGCATTCGTTGCGTCTCCGGTGGCCATACTCACCTTCATTCCGGTGTTCTGTTTCTATTTTGTGTTCGGGATCGCCTACCCGACATTTCTCGGGCTTTATTCGGCTGCGGTCGGTGACGAAGAGCAAGGCTGGGTGATGGGCGTTACAATAGCCGTGTTCACATTGGTCGCTGGCGTCATCTCCCTGATCGGTGGAGAACTGATTGGGCTCGACCTGGACTTGCCTTTTTACGGCGTCATCATCGCCGCCATCCTTGCCCTGGCTGTCATGTTCCTTGCCTGGAACAAACCTGAAATCAAGGCGCTTACCAGAAGGACCGGCGGCTGAAACCCAAGGTCAGCCGCCGAATTCATCATTAGTTCCAGAATTCCGCGCCCAAGCGGTCGTGGTGCAATTCGCGATACCCGGTTGTCGTGCGCACAAGGCCAATGTCCCGCAGTTCATCATGGTTCAGATGTGACAGAGCTTTGTGAGTTGCTCTGCGGCGGAAATAGCTGTTGAACTCAGCAACAAATACACGAAGGGCGGAAAGCAGAAGACCGCGGCTATGCGCACGGCTGCGAAAAACGGTATCGATCTCAAGACTCATCTCACTTCTCCTAAGGGATCTGGAAGCCCCGCTTTCCGGGGACGAGAGGAGAATGCCAAAGCAATCCTGACAACAGCGAGTCAGGTTTGATCCCGTTCTGTTCTCAGGTTATCATTTTTTTTGAGATTCATTTTTCCAGCCTGGATCAGGACCTCAATCCATGAACCCAATCGAACGTGCGCTCGGCATTTTGCTGTTGCTGACCGGAGGCAAACTTGTCCCTGCCACCGCGCTTGCCGAACGCTTTCAGGTTTCGCTGCGCACAATCTATCGCGACATCGACAGGCTGATTGCCCTCGGTGTCCCGGTCGATGCAGAACGTGGAGCGGAAGGCGGTTACCGCCTTGCGAGCGGCTATCTTCAGCCGCCGGTGGCGTTGACACGCAATGAAACGGCGGCCCTGCTGGCTGCCATGGCCCTTGTGCGCTCGAGCCGCACTGTACCCCTTGCTGCCGAACTTGGCGCTGCGGAAAAGAAACTACTCGCGTCGCTGCCCAAATCCGTGCACGGCCTTCTTAAGGACGCCGACAGGATCGTCGGCATCGAACCTATACCACCCGATATTTTTCATTCCGGAACCAAGGCGGAACCGACTGAAGACTGGCAAACCGCGCTGGATGGCTTCATGGCAGGTATTCTGGACAGCAAGCGCGTGCGATTTGAACACGTCAATCCGTCCAGACGAACCGTCAAGTCGCATGACGTCGAACCCTTTGGCGTCATGTTCGACCGTGATCTTTGGTACCTGGCCGGTCGCTGTGTCGACACGGACCTGTTGAAGGTCTACCGGGCAGACAGAGTACGTTCGCTGGAGGTCAGCGGGCTCTTCTTTCGGCCAGACAAGGATTTCTCCATCAAGAGCCTTACGGGCGGTGCCTGGCTATCGCAGGCCATGCGTCGATGGGAGAAAGAGGAAGACATCGCCAAGATCCTGATCACCCCGCATCAGGCCCGCAAACTCAGTGCCGACTGGTACTACCGGCATGCGATCTTTACACCCGCAGAGGACGGCAGAGTGCTGATCAGCATTCCTTCCACCGAGCGCGCGCGTATCCTGCCGCTGGTCCGCTGGCTGGGACCTGGTGCGGAACTGCTTGGTCCGGAAAATCTGCGGCGGGAGATGGCCGAGGAACTCAGCGCGCTCAAGTCGCTCTATGAACGGTCGCCGCTGGATAAATCAGCCTAGGAAATAAAGCCCTGCAAAACCGGCGATACCAACCCCGATACGCCACCAGGCGAACGGAGCAAAACCGTGCCGGGATACAAAGTCCAGAAGACCCTTCACAACAAAAACCCCGGCGATGAACGAGGCAACGAACCCGATCGCGATGATCACCGCATCATCCATCGAGAGCACATTCCGGTTCTTGTAAAGATCATAGGTGAATGCACCGGCCATGGTCGGCATGGCGAGAAAGAAAGAAAACTCTGCAGCTGATCTCTTGTCGGTTCCCATCAGCAATGCGCCGGCGATTGTGGCACCCGAGCGCGAAACGCCCGGCACCATGGCGAGGCACTGGCAGAAGCCGATCTTGAGGCAAAGTGACAACGGGTAGTCCATGACATTGGTGTAGCGCGGAGACAAAGGCAATCTGTCGATCCACAGAAGGATGACCCCGCCAATCAGCAAAGTCGCACAAATCAGGGCGGGTGTTTCGAACAACACCTCCTTGATGAAGCTATGCAGCATAACCCCGATGACGGCGGCGGGAAGAAACGCAACCAGAATACCAAACACGAAGCGGCGGCTTGTCGGATCGCTCGGCAATGTGATTGCCAGGTTCCACAAGCGAGCGAAATAGACTGACAATATGGCCAGGATCGCGCCCAACTGGATCAAAACCTCGAAGGTCTTGCCCGTGCTTTCGAACCCAAGAAAGTGCCCAAGCAACAGGATATGACCAGTGGACGAGACAGGAATGAACTCTGTCAGCCCCTCGACAATCCCCAGAATGAGAGCGCTGACAATCGTTTGGCCATCCATTTTGTCACAGGTCTCCAAATGGCTTGCTACATTCCGGCCCGAGCGGGTATGTCTCGCGACTCAGATTGCTATTCAATGCGGCCTGTTTGCCGGAGCAATTTCGTGCCGTCAAATCCTTGATAACCATATCCGGGCAAACTGGACGTTAACGCGAATTTCCCTTCGGGCTCAGGGTCTGCACCCTAGTCTTGCCACAGTTCAGGCTCTAAACGCTTTAATGCTTACGCTCTATCATCACCCTTTCTCGCCGTCGTCCCGATTTGTGCGGCTTATCCTGGCCGAATACGGAGCAGCCTTCGAGGAGCATCACGTTGATCCATGGGACAGGCCACAGGAGCTCTTGATGCTGAATGCCGCCGGTACCGTTCCGGTTCTGGTGGAAAATGAAGGCCCCGCGATCTGTGGTCCGGGACCGATCATGGAATATCTCGACGAGACCCGGGGATATGCGGTTGCCGACAAGCGCCTGATGCCTGACCATCCCGAAGCCAGAGCTGAAACCAGACGGCTGGTGGAATGGAGCCTTACCAAACTCGATGCTGAGGTTGTCGGCCATTTTGTGCGCGAACGTATCTACAAGCAGATCATGCCGAAATCAGCCGGCGGCGGTGAGCCCGATTCAGCGGCGCTTCGGGTGGCGCGCGCAAACATCAACCATCATTTGAGATACTTCGGCTATCTGGTTGCCTCCCGCCGCTGGATCGCCGGTGACCGTTTGACCTTTGCCGATTTTGCACTTGCTGCAGGGCTTTCCTGCGCCGATTATCT belongs to Roseibium porphyridii and includes:
- a CDS encoding glutathione S-transferase family protein, producing MLTLYHHPFSPSSRFVRLILAEYGAAFEEHHVDPWDRPQELLMLNAAGTVPVLVENEGPAICGPGPIMEYLDETRGYAVADKRLMPDHPEARAETRRLVEWSLTKLDAEVVGHFVRERIYKQIMPKSAGGGEPDSAALRVARANINHHLRYFGYLVASRRWIAGDRLTFADFALAAGLSCADYLGEVPWGDEEDIKSWYARVKSRPSMRPLLGEKVLGMPPAPTYADLDF
- a CDS encoding MFS transporter, encoding MSFLTKVTLLFVVFVDLLGQGLVFPIINSLIMEPSTSMLPKDTSDAVRHFNYGLIIGVFFLCWFFGAPYISKLSDVIGRKNAILICLFGALGGYALTIIALYLNSFLLLILGRAITGLTAGNQPIAQAAMIDGSVDDEDRNRNMGYIITGVSFGLVGGPLIGGFLSDPILIGSIASIKLPFYACFGLVAIAIFLVVFGFEDKEDAVAEKQPFVFRPAEIFELLWQITKYPKVMRLTFVFFFFHIANLSFYIFVDNYLTSRFGYGTLGGSMVMLTIGAALAFSSTFLVVPAQKRLSKEAILGITFTVWALSAAAFVASPVAILTFIPVFCFYFVFGIAYPTFLGLYSAAVGDEEQGWVMGVTIAVFTLVAGVISLIGGELIGLDLDLPFYGVIIAAILALAVMFLAWNKPEIKALTRRTGG
- a CDS encoding DUF1127 domain-containing protein, which encodes MSLEIDTVFRSRAHSRGLLLSALRVFVAEFNSYFRRRATHKALSHLNHDELRDIGLVRTTTGYRELHHDRLGAEFWN
- a CDS encoding helix-turn-helix transcriptional regulator, whose amino-acid sequence is MNPIERALGILLLLTGGKLVPATALAERFQVSLRTIYRDIDRLIALGVPVDAERGAEGGYRLASGYLQPPVALTRNETAALLAAMALVRSSRTVPLAAELGAAEKKLLASLPKSVHGLLKDADRIVGIEPIPPDIFHSGTKAEPTEDWQTALDGFMAGILDSKRVRFEHVNPSRRTVKSHDVEPFGVMFDRDLWYLAGRCVDTDLLKVYRADRVRSLEVSGLFFRPDKDFSIKSLTGGAWLSQAMRRWEKEEDIAKILITPHQARKLSADWYYRHAIFTPAEDGRVLISIPSTERARILPLVRWLGPGAELLGPENLRREMAEELSALKSLYERSPLDKSA
- a CDS encoding undecaprenyl-diphosphate phosphatase, whose product is MDGQTIVSALILGIVEGLTEFIPVSSTGHILLLGHFLGFESTGKTFEVLIQLGAILAILSVYFARLWNLAITLPSDPTSRRFVFGILVAFLPAAVIGVMLHSFIKEVLFETPALICATLLIGGVILLWIDRLPLSPRYTNVMDYPLSLCLKIGFCQCLAMVPGVSRSGATIAGALLMGTDKRSAAEFSFFLAMPTMAGAFTYDLYKNRNVLSMDDAVIIAIGFVASFIAGVFVVKGLLDFVSRHGFAPFAWWRIGVGIAGFAGLYFLG